ACTATACTCCCGCCTCCGGGTGAGCTTTATGTCGTTGTGATAAAACGGCAAAACGTTGCACTCGAGGAAGGAACGAATGAACCTTAAATTTGAGTGGGATGAAGTTAAAGCGGTCGCAAATCTCAAGAAGCATAAGGGGGTGAGCTTTGATGAAGGGGAAACGGTTTTCAATGATCTCTTTCTGCTCACCTTTCCGGATACCAGCAATTCTGAAAACGAAGAACGCTATATTAATATCGGTCTATCTGCAAAAGGTCGCGTTCTGGTTTTGATTCATACCGAAAGACAGGGTAAAATACGTATCATTAGTTGCCGGAAAGCAACAGCACGTGAAAGGAGATATTATGAAGAAAGCTGACTCCAAAGAGCCATCAAAGATAGAGGATATGAAACCGGA
The DNA window shown above is from Deltaproteobacteria bacterium and carries:
- a CDS encoding BrnT family toxin; translation: MNLKFEWDEVKAVANLKKHKGVSFDEGETVFNDLFLLTFPDTSNSENEERYINIGLSAKGRVLVLIHTERQGKIRIISCRKATARERRYYEES